The DNA window GGCGGAAGTCCACCATGTCCGCCGACTGGCTCATCTCCACCAGCATGTTCcagaacacacagctgagcACGATCCCCAGCAActgcaggaggagcagtggCACAGGGTCAGAGCACAGTCATATAACACAGGgtcagagcacagcacagtcatataACACAGGGTCAGAACAACATCTCAGTCATATGACACAGGGTCAGAgcacagtcacatgacacagggTCAGAGCAACATCACAGTCACATAACACAGGGTCAGCGCACAGCGCTATCATATAACACAGGGTCATTGCAACAGCACAGGGtcaagcacagcacagtcatataACACAGGGTCatagcgacttacacaactttttaaataatgttttttacattgcatccatttatacagccatGCGGCAGTGTcatacctgggaatcgaacctgtgaccttcaggttacaagaccagttccttacccattatactacactgccgcccctaCCACTGAAAATCGAGCCCCTGCCAttccctgcccagcccagatgaGCAAAGTACGTCCATCTCCACCTGATGCAAAACTGTGCCTCGGTGTTCCGGTACGGATAGAACTCAGCAGCCCATTAAAGCCGATtgcagaacacagacagggagagagggcgaggCCCCAAATCACGAggccggggggctgggggccgggggccgggggggtgccTGGCCTGTGCTCTGCAATCGGTTCCTGCCAGCCTCATGCTACAGCTCCATTATTccacacacgcccccccccccccccccccgcagcttCCTCAGCGCTAACAACCTGCCGCCGGACGCGACCCGGGGTTCGAACGCAGCGGAACGCGGAGGCGAGTCACAGCAGCGACCGGAATAATTACCCAGCAGCACTTTAGTgctttatccccccccccgccacccccatcccccccacccaccccacccggCCCTCCAAGCAGAAAATAGTCTCTTctttttaagttactttttttGCTCGAGAAGTGAAATGCTCCAACCCAGTTAGTAAATCTTGAAACGAGTGCCTCACTGGCAAACTTTTTGTCTTACTaagcaaaagagaaaaagtaacagaaatacGATTTTACATCAAACCCTAAGACTAGTGGTCTTGTCTTTTGGCTTTTGTAGTGGAGAGGGACGCATAGCCAGCTGGCACCTGAGGTAGCAGTGGCAGGTTCGCCATGGCGATTGGGGTTGAAACGCACGCCCCTACCGTCCCgcagggcaggggtgggcaCAAAGGGGCCATGGTgtgcgggacgggacggggcccCACAGCGagcccacacacagcctgggggggggggggggacgctcgGGCTCGACACAGACCCTCAGCACGACCCATCAACCGCCAAAAAACGGAAGGGCGAACCACGATCCGCGCAGAGTGTAAAAAATTCATTCGCAATTACAGTTTTATCATCGGCGGCAGTAAATCAACGGGGATAACGGCACCAAATTGGACACGGTGTTTAAGAAGCCCCCTGGACCAGACGGGTTCAGAGCACACTGGCTTCCAAACAGCCTggccggtggggggggtggggtggggtggggggggtggttgtttgCGGCGGGAATCTCATTACACCGCACAGGACCAGCGGGAGAGACGGAGATTTACAGGCCGCTAAACcgacgcccccacccccaccccacccccgccccagaCCTTCTGCTCTTTGATCTACGAGGCAGATAAAATGCTCATAAACACCAAACCCGAAAAGACCATACTGATGAGCAAGCAGGACACTGGACGGGACTGCAGAGGACCGAAAATGagtgccctcccccccccgcccccccaggacTGCAGCCGCGGCCACATCTGCTCTGTCGGCTAAGGGGGCGGCCCGTGCCAGGACGGGACAGTCATCGCCCCAAGTGACGGGACATTGCACTTCCAAGCATTTCCATTTCTCCTTCAAATATCTAAATTAGAAcatctaataaatgcatgtatgcaaCTGTTCACATTCTTGATTGTGAGTGCGTTACAGTGTCTGCATAAATGTGTAAGATTCcatgtgatagtgtgtgtgtgtgagtgtgcatgtgtgtgtggttgtgtggttgtgtgtgtgcgtgtggatgtgtgtgtgtgtgcgtgcgtgtggatgtgtgtgtgtgagtatgtgtgtgtgtgtgcattcgtgtgtgtgtgtgtgtgcgtgtgtgtatgtgcattcatgtatgtgtgtgtgtgtgtgtgtgtgtatgtgcattcatgtatgtgtgtgtgtgtgtgcctgtgtgtgtgtgtatgtgtgcgtgagtgtgaatgtgtgtgtgtgtgtgtatgtgtgcgtgtgtgtgtgtgtgtgtgtgtgtgtgtgtatgcgacaGTGGCTGACCTGTGGCAGGCCCACAGCACAGCAGATCCCCACTGTGATCCCAATATTGTCTCCCATCCACAGGTTCACTGCGTGAATACAGCCCCGCACGTGTATCAGTCCATCCAGATCCACACgctgcaagggggggggggggggagagaaggagagagaaggagggagagagggagagaagggagcagggagagagaggggggaaaagattTGCACTATAATTTTTACAACCTGAAGCGGACTCTATTTAGATGACAACGTCCATTATCTTCCTGTGGGGAAAATTAATGCttgccaaaaaaatttaaaattattactattatttttaaaaaccctgtgACATGGAGAGTGGATTTGAAAGTCTGTTTGACAGACGTCCTCTAAACTCCAGTGCGTTTTTCACAAAGCTGATAACGAGGCGTGAAATTCTCACCTCCTGATTGAGAGTCTTGTAGCCACAGAGAGTGTTGAccacctcccccacctggagaggacagggagagaaaatgaCAAGTGAAGACATGACGAGACATATACGTGCATGAGCTAGCGAGCACACATATGTagagacacgcacagacatgtgcacacacacaagtacagacacatacatacacgtacacacacccacacacacgtacagacacatacatacacgtacacacacccacatacacgtacagacacgcacacacaagtacgGACACGTACACGCATACAAACATATAGACATGCAGGCATATAGATATTTaacaccagccaccagccaaaCGCAGGCCAATGTTATCTGTGgctggtgagtgtgtctgcTCCACCAGCACTTAGGCAGGTAACCGCCCATCACTAGGAGCTCCTGTTCTATTCTATATAACCTAACCTAACCCATGTTGTCTGGTAAAACAGTGTAACTGGCCCGTGAATTCTGGGAGGCACCGGCCACAGCGGCCACTGGACGAAAAAGCCAGTTTCCCGCCCTGCCTGTACGCGTCGCGCCTCCAACCCTTCAACAGGAAGccgctgaaacaggaagtgacctcgcGGCAGCGGGAGAGGAAGCAGACTTTACCGTTTAAatcaccgtctctctctctcgtgcgtTCCGCGCGTAGCTAGTTAGCGGGCGGTCCCGCCGCGATGAGCGAGCTCCGCGGCGCCGCCGTTAGCTGAGTTAGCGGGCGGTCCCGCCGCGATGAGCGAGCTCCGCGGCGCCGCCGTTAGCTGAGTTAGCGGGCGGTCCCGCCGCGATGAGCGAGCTCCGCGGCGCCGCCGTTAGCTGAGTTAGCGGGCGGTTGAGCGAGCTccgcggaggcggcggcggctcaGCGGGGCGAAGGGAAGCCCGGGAGAgccgtttcatttcattttcccgCAAAAAAATCATGAGCGAACAACCCCCAACAGCGCCAAGCTCTCCCCgcacggaggaggaggaggaggaggaggagcaggactAACAcggggaaaaacaaaatcaatcaaCAGGAAAAAACCTCAATATTTCCTACCAGACAGACAGCGTTTCCACTCTAAACACCTCTCGATTATCCCTCCTCCGATACGCCGTTAAGAAAATAACTAAATCGGATATTGTTTTGCGACGGATGAATATATACGCGCTTTCGTCCTGCCACCcgagaaaaataaattactttctTCCGAAGCTTCGCCCGCTGTCCTAACCCCCGTCGCAGGCGAATTTCCGACAGAGAATTACCGGCCGTGAAATAGCCATCTCGCCCGCGACGGAGCATCACAACACGGGCGGGACACGGCAGCCGCAgaatcatggggggggggggtaaaaaagaaaaaaaaaaaagaaagaaaaagcattcATGACCCGTCATCCTGTATCCATCCCAACAACCTCTCCCTTTCGGTCGTCCTTCTGTCCAGCGCGTCGCGGGGTTCGTCGACTTCATCGGTGCGGGTTCTGCCTGAGTACCGACCCGCTCCGCAACAGGAAGAGGACTTCTTAACTTCGGTCAGGAGTGACTGACGGGCAAACGGACGCTGACCCCAATTAAATCCATTCACTACGCCAgtgagtctccctctcccttcatCCTCTACCCCTCCACAGATACAGGGCACTGGGAAAGCACTACGTCATATAAAACCAGGCCACGTAAGTGCCCTATTAATGTGGGAGTAatgcttttttaattaattttgcaaACCGTCCTCATGAACAccaacaataaatgtaaaacagactaaatttatgggggggggggggggttgtgactaaaacaatacaaataaacgACAAGTAATAAAGACACAGATTTCTTGCATTGTATACGATAGCTGAGAAAGCTCGATAAAATCATTCTAGCTAGAATTAAAAGTGCAACCGacagtgtctttttttcccacagtttGATAGGGGACAGCTAGCTTTATGGACATCCCCCCAGATTTACGAGCACTGACCTGGGTTTATGACATACCAGCGACTGGTCAGGTACCACAgctatttattttggaaaagctgacttcattttttaaaatgaaaaataaagaacaagtTCTTCACAGCTCTATTAAAGGTTATTGGCTTTTTtactttacccccccccccaaatggaAATACCACCTACAGATTCACAGTTACGTACAAAACAGTGCCTGTATTGCGTAAGCCCATCCAGCCCCATATAGAGGAGAGGTCAGCCAGGCAGGAGGTATTGCGGTGGCATTAACGTCCTGGTCGAGGAGGATGACCGTGAAATGGCGGCTTTATACAGGTCAGCTTCCTGACCTTGAGCCCACCGGGGTCCAAAGGTGTGATTTTGTCGGGTCTCGGTCCTATTTTTTAGCTCTGGGATGTTTGCATCCGATTGGGTTTTTGGCTACTGTCCGAGccatgatcccccccccccccccagcgcatGCCCCAGTACCAAACCAACAAGCTCAGGACCACCTGCCCAGGGCAAGCTCACGACCCACCCCTGAAAACCCGAAAACAAAACCGAAACTGGCGTTGCTGGCGCCAAACGCTCCCCCGGACAGGACGGGGTgcggacggatggacggacggacggacggggggggggggggtacttgcCTGGCCTCTCACGCAGCAGGTGTACGGGACGCCGCAGGCCAGCGGGCCGCTGCCGTTGCAGAAGTGGTACTGATTGACGCCCCAGTCCTTGTACTCATCCCCTCCACAGCAGGAGAACTGGACCGAGAtggagagaacgagagagagagagggaaagagacaaaaagagaaataaatatcaGGCCAAACAACACCTGTCCCAGCTTCAAATTACTATCCACAAATTTTGGGAGACTGAGGAAGTGACTCAGCATAAGTTGCATCAGGTTCTGGCAATTTTACCCCATTAGTCCTCGCGCTCTTATCCCGCGTCTCCAGGATTACTCTAACCCCCCGGCTTCAATTTCATACCCATTTCCTGCGGCCTCAGTAAGCACAtactgacggggggggggggggcattacaGAGAGGAATGGGacctgcgggggggcgggggggggggggctgtttccCAGAACTCAGTGAACACCTCCACTTTAAACTCTACTGCCGAATACGCGACGCTGCTGAAACACTACCGACGGTAAAGGAAGCGTCCGCTGCGGTCCGTCGAGTTTCGCCGGACCGGCCTGCTGTTCTCTCTCGTTTCGCCGAGATCTAGCACAGCCCAGAAAACTGCTGATGACggtgcggaaaaaaaaaaaataaacaaaaaaaaaaatacacgcCAACGTGAAAAGATGAACAGGTCTGGCACAGAAACGGGCCGCACAGAAATACTGGGCCCGCACACACGACACGCGTCACCACTGCAGCCAGGGAGCGTCAGCGGGCTGTCGCTTCCATACGGTGAAAAGGGATCGAgtgccagagagagaaagagagggagagagagagagagagagagagagagagagagagggagatttaCGAACCGACGTGGTTACGGTCTGCTTGTTCCGGTTTTTCGCCGTGCTAGGCCTGTCACTCACGcgccccagccaatcagcacccctgtccctctgtccctctgtgccccagccaatcagcacccctgtccccctgtccctctgcgccccagccaatcagcacccctgtccccctgtccctctgcgccccagccaatcagcacccctgtccctctgtcccccagccaatcagcaccccTGTCCCCCTGTTCCTCTGCgccccagccaatcagtgtccctgtccccctgtccctctgtgccccagccaatcagcagccctgtccccctgtccctctgcgccccagccaatcagcaccggGCAGCAGCAAGCAAGCGGCTGGCCTCACCTTCTCCTGCACAAAGTCCAGGATGTTTTTGAAGTCCAGGTCATCGTAGTAGTGTTTGATTCCCTCGCGGATGCTGTTCTGAAACAAGGCGATCGTCTGCGCAGACAGagttgggtggtgggggtggtgggttgAGTGAATATGACAGACAGGAGAAATACATTGACAGCTAATCCATAAAAGCTGAAaggaattttatttataagtGGGGCTGTATTAAAGCCAATGGTCATCAGAGACTGGGTCTCTACGAGCCTGCAAAGCCTTTTGAGTCATATGGAAGTAAAAGTAATGAAcaggattggggtgggggggtggttttgggggggggggggttggggggcgtaGGGGGGGGCTTACCTTCTTCTCAAAAATAAGGGCGACGATGAGCCCCAGGGCCTGGAGAGCCAGCAGGACACACAGCACGCAGAGAAACTGccgggagagaggaagagtgctCATTAAGCTTCATCCCACCCTGAGACAGAGGGACGGGgtaacgcacacaggcacacacaccctgagacagagggacggggtaacgcacacaggcacacacaccctgggaCAGAGGCACGGGgtaacgcacacaggcacacacaccctgagacagagg is part of the Anguilla anguilla isolate fAngAng1 chromosome 10, fAngAng1.pri, whole genome shotgun sequence genome and encodes:
- the zgc:110329 gene encoding tetraspanin-15 isoform X2 gives rise to the protein MVMVMAGYIVSLKLVGLCVLCVGIYAEVERQKNRTLEGVFLAPAVVLILLGLVMFTVSLVGMVGSLRDNKTLLHMFLCVLCVLLALQALGLIVALIFEKKTIALFQNSIREGIKHYYDDLDFKNILDFVQEKFSCCGGDEYKDWGVNQYHFCNGSGPLACGVPYTCCVRGQVGEVVNTLCGYKTLNQERVDLDGLIHVRGCIHAVNLWMGDNIGITVGICCAVGLPQLLGIVLSCVFWNMLVEMSQSADMVDFRLLKRAGFEYGELDLAGAGWCLCLPRDGGYLPVPASEPQSWAPEPSRPDRRPVRRQQPLYRAGSQQLGPGRGIGVDEVDIRAY
- the zgc:110329 gene encoding tetraspanin-15 isoform X1; the protein is MSSYSKWRNSNHFYYCIKFTLNIYSMLFSLVGLCVLCVGIYAEVERQKNRTLEGVFLAPAVVLILLGLVMFTVSLVGMVGSLRDNKTLLHMFLCVLCVLLALQALGLIVALIFEKKTIALFQNSIREGIKHYYDDLDFKNILDFVQEKFSCCGGDEYKDWGVNQYHFCNGSGPLACGVPYTCCVRGQVGEVVNTLCGYKTLNQERVDLDGLIHVRGCIHAVNLWMGDNIGITVGICCAVGLPQLLGIVLSCVFWNMLVEMSQSADMVDFRLLKRAGFEYGELDLAGAGWCLCLPRDGGYLPVPASEPQSWAPEPSRPDRRPVRRQQPLYRAGSQQLGPGRGIGVDEVDIRAY